A single genomic interval of Pelagerythrobacter marensis harbors:
- the cutA gene encoding divalent-cation tolerance protein CutA: MSALVWCPCPDERTAMALARQLVEEDLAACGNAIGPMRSVFAWNGTVEESRECGLLLKTHARVLDRAVARLEALHPYDEPAVLGWRCEAAGAATAAWLAALGTDMPEGDGP; encoded by the coding sequence TTGAGCGCGCTCGTCTGGTGTCCTTGCCCCGACGAGCGCACCGCCATGGCGCTCGCCCGCCAGCTGGTGGAAGAGGATCTGGCGGCGTGCGGGAACGCGATCGGCCCGATGCGGTCCGTGTTCGCATGGAACGGCACGGTGGAGGAATCGCGCGAATGCGGCCTGCTGCTCAAGACCCATGCGCGCGTGCTGGATCGCGCGGTGGCGCGGCTCGAAGCGCTGCATCCGTATGACGAGCCGGCCGTGCTCGGCTGGCGCTGCGAGGCGGCGGGCGCGGCCACCGCAGCCTGGCTCGCCGCTCTCGGGACCGATATGCCGGAGGGCGACGGGCCATGA
- the rplM gene encoding 50S ribosomal protein L13 translates to MKALHKSTRSIKPAEVEKKWHLIDAEGLVVGRLASIIANILRGKHKPSYTPHVDCGDHVIVINADKVRFTGNKLGDKVYYKHTGYVGGIKETTPAKVLEGRFPERVLEKAVERMIPRGPLGRQQMKALHLYAGTEHPHDGQKPEVLDVASMNRKNKVSA, encoded by the coding sequence ATGAAGGCGCTCCACAAGAGCACCCGGTCGATCAAGCCGGCCGAGGTCGAGAAGAAATGGCATCTGATCGACGCCGAGGGGCTGGTCGTCGGCCGCCTCGCCTCGATCATCGCCAATATCCTGCGCGGCAAGCACAAGCCGAGCTACACCCCGCATGTCGATTGCGGCGATCACGTGATCGTGATCAACGCCGACAAGGTGCGTTTCACCGGCAACAAGCTGGGCGACAAGGTCTATTACAAGCACACCGGGTACGTTGGCGGGATCAAGGAAACGACCCCGGCCAAAGTGCTCGAAGGCCGTTTCCCCGAGCGCGTTCTGGAAAAGGCGGTCGAGCGGATGATTCCGCGCGGGCCGCTGGGCCGCCAGCAGATGAAGGCGCTGCACCTCTATGCCGGCACCGAGCATCCCCATGACGGGCAGAAGCCCGAAGTGCTCGACGTCGCCTCGATGAACCGCAAGAACAAGGTGTCCGCATAA
- the rpsI gene encoding 30S ribosomal protein S9, producing MADEKNTVSDLSDLKDIAGDAPEGDAATIAESTAPLREQELDQHGRAYATGRRKDAVARVWIKPGKGTITVNGKDQETYFARPTLRLIINQPFAITDRVGQFDVIATVKGGGLSGQAGAVKHGISQALAKYEPALRSTVKAAGFLTRDSRVVERKKYGRAKARRSFQFSKR from the coding sequence ATGGCTGACGAGAAGAACACCGTGTCCGATCTGTCGGACCTCAAGGACATCGCCGGCGACGCGCCCGAAGGCGACGCCGCGACGATCGCGGAAAGCACCGCGCCGCTGCGCGAGCAGGAGCTGGACCAGCACGGTCGCGCCTATGCCACCGGGCGCCGCAAGGACGCCGTCGCCCGCGTCTGGATCAAGCCGGGCAAGGGCACGATCACCGTCAACGGCAAGGATCAGGAAACCTATTTTGCGCGCCCGACGCTGCGCCTGATCATCAACCAGCCGTTTGCGATCACCGATCGCGTGGGGCAGTTCGATGTGATCGCCACCGTCAAGGGCGGCGGGCTTTCGGGTCAGGCCGGTGCGGTCAAGCATGGCATTTCGCAAGCGCTCGCGAAATACGAGCCGGCGCTGCGCTCCACGGTCAAGGCCGCCGGTTTCCTCACCCGCGACAGCCGCGTGGTCGAACGCAAGAAGTATGGCCGGGCCAAGGCTCGCCGCAGCTTCCAGTTCTCGAAGCGTTAA
- a CDS encoding TonB-dependent receptor encodes MNIRKRCLVSSAGIALAATFATPAIAGDIVGTVLDASETIALQAAQVRIVELDRVATTQRDGSFLFADVPAGEYTLEVTYVGAPTVRQAVSVPADRFVRADILLGGDSSREILVVGQSANLASALSRKRGNDGVSDVLTRDAIGQFPDQNVAESLRRLPGVNVLNDQGEGRFVSVRGLDPELNATSLNGVRLPAPESDVRSVALDVISSDIIESIEIKKSLTPDMDADTIGASIEIETTSAFDRRKDLLTAKVEGSYNDYADHVSPKGSIDFAARISDNFGVSGGVSYYKRKFETDNVEADGWVEADDGIFAQEVQYRDYDVERERISATLNFDVRASDTTKLYARGVWSQFDDQEYRRRTTFDLGDFEEDSPPVIDGMTATFDDGEEEYTVERDIKDRFERQRIRSVAIGGETDTGGWVAKYSASYAKSSEIERGSLDTTQFERDFDGDGLITTFDYSDPRVPLYQVSGNVDAFTDASEYPLNDVEYTRLSASQDEEWAARLDLARNIITDSGTFTVQGGLKGRWRDKRYNKDVEFYELDGYTLADVLGKGQTYRLTDISPVADYTRPTQFFHDNFDQFALVEADSQFDSAVEDYSISEDVLAGYLLGRWDSATLRVIGGVRYERTKNDIVGNNVLLVEEGGQLPGGGEAEEDTVLVTPVASERDYDHWLPSLTVRFEPQTDLVLRAAAYRSLVRPKLSKLPPRFVVEENDEGEREGAFGNPDLLPYEAWNFDASAEYYFSGNGAVSAAVFYKDIKNFIVDTVREDGEYRGIAFDQAEIPINGESAEVFGAEFSISQKLDMLPSPLDGLLVQANYTYTDATGRVPIDGDPDDLRGIMLPATSKHTANIALGYEKGPVSLRLAGTYRDKYLDELGDDATEDRLVDDHFQLDLSAKYRVNDNVQVFYEWVNINNAKYFAYNTLGARKNLYQFEEYGWTMKLGARVNF; translated from the coding sequence ATGAACATCCGCAAGCGCTGTCTCGTTTCATCCGCCGGCATTGCGCTGGCGGCGACTTTCGCGACGCCGGCCATCGCCGGCGACATCGTCGGCACGGTGCTCGACGCCAGCGAAACGATCGCGCTCCAGGCTGCGCAAGTTCGCATCGTCGAACTCGACCGGGTGGCCACCACCCAGCGCGACGGCAGCTTCCTCTTCGCCGACGTGCCGGCCGGCGAATATACGCTGGAAGTCACCTATGTCGGCGCCCCGACCGTCCGCCAGGCCGTCAGCGTGCCGGCCGACCGGTTCGTGCGCGCCGATATCCTCCTCGGCGGCGACAGTTCGCGCGAGATCCTCGTCGTCGGCCAGAGCGCCAATCTCGCCAGCGCCCTGTCGCGCAAGCGTGGCAACGATGGGGTCAGCGACGTGCTGACTCGCGATGCGATCGGCCAGTTCCCCGACCAGAACGTCGCCGAATCGCTGCGCCGCCTGCCCGGCGTCAATGTGTTGAACGACCAGGGCGAAGGCCGCTTCGTCTCGGTCCGCGGCCTCGACCCGGAACTCAACGCAACCTCGCTCAACGGCGTGCGCCTGCCCGCCCCCGAATCCGACGTACGCTCGGTCGCCCTCGACGTAATCTCCAGCGACATCATCGAATCGATCGAGATCAAGAAGTCGCTGACGCCCGACATGGACGCGGACACGATCGGCGCCTCGATCGAGATCGAGACCACCAGCGCCTTCGACCGCAGGAAGGACCTTCTGACCGCCAAGGTCGAAGGCAGCTACAACGATTACGCCGATCACGTCTCACCCAAGGGCAGCATCGATTTCGCAGCCAGGATCAGCGACAATTTCGGCGTCTCGGGCGGTGTGTCCTACTACAAGCGCAAGTTCGAGACCGACAATGTCGAGGCCGATGGCTGGGTGGAGGCGGACGACGGCATTTTCGCGCAGGAAGTGCAGTATCGCGACTACGACGTGGAGCGGGAGCGCATCAGCGCGACGCTCAACTTCGATGTTCGCGCATCGGATACCACCAAGCTTTATGCGCGCGGCGTGTGGAGCCAGTTCGACGATCAGGAATACCGCCGCCGGACGACATTCGACCTCGGCGATTTCGAAGAGGACAGCCCGCCGGTGATCGACGGCATGACCGCGACATTCGACGACGGCGAGGAGGAATATACCGTTGAACGCGACATCAAGGATCGCTTCGAACGCCAGCGTATTCGCTCCGTTGCGATCGGCGGCGAAACCGATACGGGCGGCTGGGTCGCGAAATACTCCGCCAGCTACGCGAAATCGAGCGAGATCGAGCGCGGATCGCTCGACACCACGCAGTTCGAGCGCGACTTCGACGGCGACGGACTGATCACCACGTTCGACTATTCCGATCCCCGCGTGCCCCTTTATCAGGTGTCCGGCAATGTCGACGCGTTTACCGACGCGTCGGAATACCCGCTCAACGATGTCGAATATACGCGGCTTTCCGCTTCGCAGGACGAGGAATGGGCCGCCAGGCTGGATCTTGCGCGCAACATCATCACCGACAGCGGCACGTTCACGGTGCAGGGCGGCCTGAAAGGCCGCTGGCGGGACAAGCGTTACAACAAGGACGTCGAGTTCTACGAACTTGACGGTTACACGCTGGCCGATGTCCTGGGCAAAGGGCAGACCTATCGTCTGACCGATATCTCGCCCGTCGCCGATTACACGCGGCCCACGCAGTTCTTCCACGACAACTTCGACCAGTTCGCGCTCGTGGAGGCCGATTCGCAATTCGATTCCGCTGTTGAAGACTATTCGATCTCCGAAGATGTCCTCGCCGGCTACCTGCTCGGCCGTTGGGACAGTGCGACGCTGCGCGTGATCGGCGGCGTGCGGTACGAGCGCACGAAGAACGACATCGTCGGCAACAATGTCCTCCTGGTGGAAGAAGGCGGCCAGCTTCCGGGCGGGGGCGAGGCCGAGGAGGATACCGTGCTGGTGACGCCGGTGGCTTCCGAACGCGATTACGACCACTGGCTGCCCAGCCTCACCGTCCGCTTCGAGCCGCAGACCGACCTCGTCCTGCGCGCGGCGGCCTATCGCAGCCTGGTGCGGCCGAAGCTGTCGAAGCTGCCGCCGCGCTTCGTGGTGGAGGAAAACGACGAGGGCGAGCGCGAGGGCGCGTTCGGCAATCCCGACCTGCTCCCTTACGAAGCGTGGAATTTCGACGCCTCGGCCGAATATTACTTCTCGGGCAACGGGGCCGTTTCGGCAGCGGTCTTCTACAAGGATATCAAGAATTTCATCGTCGATACCGTGCGCGAGGACGGCGAATACCGGGGCATTGCCTTCGACCAGGCGGAAATTCCGATCAACGGCGAGAGCGCCGAGGTCTTCGGCGCCGAGTTCTCGATTTCGCAGAAGCTCGACATGTTGCCGTCGCCGCTCGACGGCCTGCTGGTGCAGGCCAACTACACATATACCGACGCGACGGGCCGCGTCCCCATCGATGGCGATCCTGACGACTTGCGCGGGATCATGCTGCCGGCAACCTCGAAGCACACCGCGAACATCGCGCTCGGTTACGAGAAGGGCCCGGTCAGCCTGCGGCTTGCCGGCACCTATCGCGACAAGTACCTCGACGAGCTAGGCGACGACGCGACGGAAGACCGGCTGGTCGACGACCACTTCCAGCTCGATCTGAGCGCGAAATACCGCGTCAACGACAATGTTCAGGTCTTCTACGAATGGGTGAACATCAACAACGCGAAATATTTCGCTTACAACACCCTGGGCGCGCGCAAGAACCTCTACCAGTTCGAGGAATATGGCTGGACGATGAAACTCGGCGCGCGAGTGAACTTCTGA
- a CDS encoding phytase, whose protein sequence is MRGAAISLSLVALLTAGCATTPIVGDPAVPVAATAETEPVGTANADAADDPAIWRNAADPAASLIVATDKKAGLYVYDLDGKVRHFLAGGRLNNVDLVELPDGTVIVGASERTDPANAKVALFTLDTASGTLARVATIDVGPGEGYGFCMGPGRGGADAMLYSPVKDGSLHGQALRWNAGRPSVETVFRHKLATQPEGCVVDPRDGTLYVGEEMAGIWRFRMDGTPGELVASIDNAMLVADVEGLAIAPEGADGGLLVASSQGDNAFAVYRLPGMEPVGRFRIAAGALGGAEETDGIDLALGDFGPEFPAGLFVAQDGVNAPAAQNFKLVRWDSVLRALAEEAGPAD, encoded by the coding sequence ATGCGGGGCGCGGCAATCTCCCTCTCGCTCGTTGCGCTGCTGACCGCAGGGTGCGCGACAACGCCGATCGTGGGCGATCCGGCGGTCCCGGTCGCGGCCACGGCCGAGACCGAGCCGGTCGGCACCGCCAACGCCGATGCTGCCGACGATCCGGCGATCTGGCGCAATGCAGCCGATCCTGCGGCGAGCCTGATCGTCGCGACCGACAAGAAGGCCGGCCTCTACGTATACGACCTGGACGGCAAGGTGCGGCACTTCCTCGCCGGCGGCCGGCTCAACAATGTCGACCTGGTCGAACTGCCCGACGGGACGGTGATCGTCGGCGCGAGCGAGCGGACCGATCCGGCCAATGCCAAAGTGGCATTGTTCACGCTCGATACGGCCAGCGGCACGCTGGCGCGGGTCGCGACGATCGATGTCGGCCCGGGCGAAGGCTATGGCTTCTGCATGGGGCCGGGGCGCGGCGGCGCCGATGCAATGCTCTATTCGCCGGTCAAGGACGGTTCGCTCCACGGGCAGGCGCTGCGCTGGAACGCCGGCCGACCGAGCGTGGAGACGGTGTTCCGGCACAAGCTTGCGACCCAGCCCGAAGGATGCGTCGTCGATCCGCGCGACGGCACGCTCTACGTGGGCGAAGAGATGGCCGGCATCTGGCGCTTCCGCATGGACGGCACGCCGGGCGAGCTGGTGGCTTCGATCGATAACGCGATGCTGGTGGCCGATGTCGAAGGCCTGGCGATTGCGCCCGAGGGGGCCGATGGCGGGCTGCTGGTCGCGTCGAGCCAGGGTGACAACGCCTTTGCGGTATACCGCCTTCCCGGCATGGAGCCGGTCGGCCGATTCCGCATCGCCGCCGGTGCGCTCGGCGGCGCCGAGGAAACCGACGGGATCGATCTCGCGCTCGGCGATTTCGGGCCGGAGTTCCCCGCGGGTCTGTTCGTGGCGCAGGACGGCGTGAACGCCCCTGCCGCGCAGAACTTCAAGCTCGTTCGGTGGGACAGCGTGCTCCGGGCGCTGGCGGAAGAGGCCGGTCCGGCCGACTGA
- the ybaL gene encoding YbaL family putative K(+) efflux transporter — translation MPHHTPLIGTIVAGFVAAFLMGALAQKLRISPVAGYLFAGVLVGPFTPGFVADTALANELAEIGVMLLMFGVGLHFSFRDLLSVKHIALPGAVLQIAVATGLGLGLATYLGWSIAAGLVFGLALSVASTVVLLRALEARNLVETDRGRIAVGWLIVEDLAMILALVLLPAIAGMLAGTADGSGLPTILGTTLLKVGGFVAFMLIVARRVIPAALHWTAHTGSRELFRLAVLSIALGVALGAAYIFDVSFALGAFFAGMILGETQLSRRAAEETLPLRDAFAVLFFVSVGMLFDPAVVLQQPGPLIATVLIIVVGKSLAAYAIVRAFGHDNGSALTVAASLAQIGEFSFILAGLGTEVGVLPPEGRDLILAGAIFSILVNPVIFALVAGRLAAVPAPEEADPGESERSCQDEWREHVILVGHGRVGRLIAEGAARRGRTIVVIEEQIDFARQAEEAGREVVIGNATSPHVLEEAGVRHAAKLIIATPEGFEGGAIAEHARRVNPDIVIFARAHSDDEVTYLEGLGVDHVIMGEREIARTILGLVAPGPATA, via the coding sequence ATGCCGCATCATACCCCGTTGATCGGAACCATCGTCGCCGGTTTCGTCGCCGCCTTCCTGATGGGGGCGCTGGCGCAGAAGCTGCGCATCTCGCCGGTTGCAGGTTACCTCTTCGCCGGAGTCCTCGTCGGGCCGTTCACGCCGGGCTTCGTTGCCGACACGGCTCTGGCCAACGAACTCGCGGAGATCGGCGTGATGCTGCTGATGTTCGGGGTCGGCCTGCACTTTTCGTTCCGCGACCTGCTGTCGGTCAAGCACATCGCGCTGCCGGGCGCGGTGCTGCAGATCGCGGTTGCCACGGGCCTCGGCCTCGGCCTCGCGACTTATCTCGGCTGGTCGATCGCCGCCGGCCTTGTTTTCGGCCTGGCGCTGTCCGTTGCAAGCACGGTGGTGCTGTTGCGCGCGCTCGAGGCGCGCAACCTGGTCGAGACCGACCGCGGCCGGATCGCGGTCGGCTGGCTGATCGTGGAAGACCTCGCGATGATCCTCGCCCTGGTTCTGCTGCCCGCCATCGCCGGAATGCTGGCGGGCACAGCGGACGGTAGCGGGCTGCCGACGATCCTGGGCACGACTCTGTTGAAGGTCGGCGGATTTGTCGCCTTCATGCTGATCGTTGCGCGCCGGGTCATCCCTGCGGCCCTGCACTGGACGGCGCATACCGGTTCGCGCGAGCTGTTCCGTCTGGCGGTTCTTTCGATCGCCTTGGGGGTCGCGCTGGGAGCGGCATATATCTTCGACGTTTCGTTCGCGCTCGGTGCGTTCTTTGCCGGGATGATCCTCGGCGAAACGCAATTGAGCCGCCGCGCGGCGGAGGAAACACTGCCTCTGCGCGATGCCTTCGCCGTGCTGTTCTTCGTTTCTGTCGGGATGCTCTTCGATCCTGCCGTGGTGCTGCAGCAGCCCGGTCCCCTGATCGCGACGGTGCTGATCATCGTGGTCGGAAAGTCGCTGGCGGCATATGCGATCGTGCGGGCGTTCGGGCACGACAACGGGTCGGCCCTGACCGTCGCGGCGAGCCTCGCGCAGATCGGCGAATTCTCCTTCATTCTGGCCGGTCTGGGAACCGAGGTCGGCGTCCTCCCGCCGGAGGGGCGGGATCTCATCCTGGCCGGCGCGATCTTCTCGATTCTTGTAAATCCGGTAATCTTCGCGCTGGTTGCCGGCCGATTGGCAGCGGTGCCCGCGCCCGAAGAAGCGGACCCTGGGGAAAGCGAGCGAAGCTGCCAGGACGAGTGGCGCGAACACGTGATCCTGGTCGGGCACGGGCGGGTCGGACGCCTGATTGCGGAAGGGGCAGCCCGTCGCGGCCGGACGATAGTGGTCATCGAGGAACAGATCGACTTCGCGCGTCAGGCGGAAGAAGCCGGTCGCGAAGTCGTGATCGGCAATGCGACAAGTCCGCATGTCCTGGAGGAAGCGGGCGTGCGCCACGCGGCCAAGCTGATCATCGCCACTCCCGAAGGGTTCGAAGGCGGCGCGATCGCCGAGCATGCCCGACGGGTGAACCCCGATATCGTGATTTTCGCCCGCGCCCATTCGGACGACGAAGTGACTTATCTGGAAGGGTTAGGAGTGGACCATGTGATCATGGGCGAACGCGAAATCGCCCGAACCATCCTGGGCCTTGTCGCCCCCGGCCCTGCCACGGCCTGA
- a CDS encoding metallophosphoesterase produces the protein MAAETSLLFHISDIHFGLEDNRALDWVKREIAEKRPDAVAITGDLTMRARHREFDAACRWIRSLDVPVTVEVGNHDLPYFNLIERFFQPYRRFHGIADRVERAIDLPGLAIVPLKTAVRAQPRLNWSKGWVSSRALKKCLGAIDSLPSGVQALVACHHPLREVGTAGTALTRGGGRALAELAKRPVLAVLSGHVHDAFDIVEETDNGPVRMIGAGTLSKRTRSTPPSFNELTWDGETLRVRVRNLERIRTRDMQIDDVPEDARPPREPGEPVAPVRQIPRTDPPVH, from the coding sequence ATGGCGGCTGAGACGAGTCTTCTCTTCCACATCAGCGATATCCACTTCGGGCTGGAGGACAATCGCGCGCTCGATTGGGTCAAGCGGGAGATTGCGGAAAAGCGCCCGGACGCAGTGGCGATCACCGGCGACCTGACAATGCGTGCGCGCCACCGCGAGTTCGACGCGGCCTGCCGGTGGATCCGTTCGCTGGATGTGCCCGTGACGGTGGAAGTCGGCAATCACGACCTGCCCTATTTCAACCTGATCGAACGGTTCTTCCAGCCCTATCGCCGGTTCCATGGCATCGCCGATAGGGTAGAGCGCGCGATCGACCTGCCCGGCCTCGCCATCGTGCCGCTGAAGACGGCGGTTCGCGCCCAGCCCCGGCTCAACTGGTCTAAAGGCTGGGTCAGCTCACGCGCGCTGAAAAAATGCCTTGGGGCGATCGATAGCCTGCCCTCCGGAGTCCAGGCTCTCGTCGCCTGCCATCATCCCTTGCGCGAAGTCGGGACCGCCGGGACGGCGCTGACCCGCGGCGGTGGCAGAGCGCTTGCCGAACTGGCGAAGCGCCCGGTGCTCGCGGTGCTGTCAGGCCATGTCCACGACGCGTTCGACATCGTCGAGGAAACGGACAACGGCCCCGTCCGCATGATCGGCGCGGGCACGCTGTCCAAGCGCACGCGATCGACACCGCCCAGCTTCAACGAACTGACCTGGGACGGCGAGACCTTGCGCGTGCGCGTGCGGAATCTGGAGCGTATCCGAACCCGCGACATGCAGATCGACGACGTGCCCGAAGACGCACGCCCGCCGCGCGAGCCCGGAGAGCCGGTGGCCCCGGTGCGGCAGATCCCGCGCACCGATCCGCCGGTCCACTGA
- a CDS encoding diacylglycerol kinase family protein gives MNTTRALWLVVNSASGNNNPAAIEALESCCDQYGLTLARRIDFPDQPLPDAATLDAAGVDTLAVYAGDGTINATVTGLYGWRGAILVLPGGTMNLLAQRLHGDATSEEILLRAGRGAARRVRPDIARTAHGDALAGLLAGPGTSWYAVREAMRDADIAAMADSAGEALAETTGGSMLRCRDPQIGRDDGYPLIEFTPGPWGMQVDAYHAENAGEFLQQGWALLRRQFREGPHDRLGLLDRIVVADSESRSIGLLIDGEPAQGQAREEFVMAACEVDLLATGHGG, from the coding sequence ATGAACACGACGCGCGCGCTCTGGCTGGTGGTCAATTCCGCCAGCGGCAACAACAACCCCGCCGCAATCGAGGCGCTGGAAAGCTGCTGCGACCAGTATGGCCTGACACTCGCCCGCCGAATCGACTTCCCGGACCAGCCGCTGCCCGATGCCGCAACGCTCGACGCGGCGGGTGTCGATACATTGGCGGTCTATGCCGGCGACGGTACGATCAACGCTACGGTAACCGGCCTCTATGGCTGGCGGGGCGCGATCCTGGTCCTGCCCGGGGGGACGATGAACCTGCTGGCGCAGCGCCTGCACGGCGATGCGACGAGCGAGGAAATCCTGCTGCGGGCGGGCAGGGGCGCGGCGCGGCGAGTGCGCCCGGATATCGCGCGGACCGCCCATGGCGACGCCCTGGCGGGCCTCCTCGCCGGGCCGGGAACGAGTTGGTACGCCGTGCGCGAGGCCATGCGCGACGCGGATATCGCAGCCATGGCCGACAGTGCCGGCGAAGCTCTTGCAGAAACGACCGGCGGATCGATGCTGCGCTGCCGCGATCCGCAGATCGGTCGCGACGACGGCTATCCGCTGATCGAATTCACGCCCGGCCCGTGGGGCATGCAGGTCGACGCCTATCATGCCGAAAACGCCGGCGAGTTCCTGCAGCAGGGGTGGGCCCTGCTCCGTCGGCAGTTTCGCGAAGGGCCGCACGACCGCCTCGGGCTGCTCGACCGGATCGTGGTCGCCGACAGCGAAAGCCGATCCATCGGCCTGCTGATCGACGGCGAGCCTGCACAAGGGCAAGCTCGGGAGGAATTCGTCATGGCCGCATGCGAGGTCGATCTGCTAGCGACCGGGCATGGCGGCTGA
- a CDS encoding UrcA family protein → MKRPLVVLAAVAAFGATAAPAYADTLSIPYRDLDLSTAEGQKALDRRIDVAVREFCALDQQLTGTRIATRESRKCYAETRRQADKQFAAIMDEQRVGG, encoded by the coding sequence ATGAAACGCCCCCTTGTCGTTCTTGCCGCCGTTGCCGCATTCGGTGCGACCGCGGCGCCTGCCTATGCCGATACGCTGTCCATTCCCTACCGCGATCTCGACCTCTCGACCGCTGAAGGTCAGAAGGCTCTCGACCGGCGGATCGACGTTGCCGTGCGTGAATTCTGTGCGCTCGACCAGCAGCTCACGGGCACCCGAATCGCGACGAGAGAGTCGCGCAAGTGCTATGCCGAAACGCGGCGCCAGGCGGACAAGCAGTTCGCTGCCATCATGGATGAGCAGCGGGTCGGCGGCTGA
- a CDS encoding LytTR family DNA-binding domain-containing protein, with protein MAEDDNRPLRTLIVDDEPLAVERMQVICAKLPELAVVGTASDGAAALRLVEALGPDLVLLDMTMPEADGLAVARKLAKRAQRPAVIFVTAHDNFAVEAFDLDAVDYVLKPVAHDRLARAIERAVSRRSKPARNESKWLTELWVPHRSELLRIEIDQIDRIDAERDYVRLHLGDRSYLLLQTIAGLEERLDPAEFIRVHRSTILRKDRIRGLRHDGLGVWSAELEDGETVRIGRTYLPKVKGMAGR; from the coding sequence ATGGCTGAAGACGACAACCGACCCCTTCGCACGCTGATCGTCGACGACGAACCGCTCGCGGTCGAACGCATGCAGGTTATCTGCGCCAAGCTGCCCGAACTCGCAGTCGTGGGGACCGCAAGCGACGGTGCCGCCGCGCTGCGCCTGGTGGAGGCGCTCGGCCCCGATCTCGTTCTGCTCGACATGACGATGCCCGAAGCCGACGGGCTTGCGGTCGCCCGAAAGCTGGCAAAACGCGCACAAAGGCCCGCGGTGATCTTCGTTACCGCGCACGACAATTTCGCCGTCGAAGCGTTCGATCTCGATGCCGTCGACTACGTTCTCAAGCCCGTGGCGCACGACCGGCTCGCGCGCGCGATCGAGCGGGCCGTTTCGCGTCGCAGCAAACCGGCGCGGAACGAGAGCAAGTGGCTTACCGAGCTATGGGTCCCGCATCGTTCGGAACTGTTGCGGATCGAAATCGACCAGATCGACCGCATCGATGCGGAGCGCGATTATGTCCGGCTCCATCTGGGCGATCGCAGCTATCTGCTGTTGCAGACGATTGCAGGGCTCGAAGAACGGCTCGATCCGGCAGAGTTCATCCGCGTCCATCGTTCGACCATCCTCAGGAAGGATCGCATCCGCGGGCTGCGCCACGACGGGCTGGGCGTATGGTCGGCCGAACTGGAGGATGGCGAGACGGTGCGGATCGGACGGACCTATCTGCCGAAAGTCAAGGGAATGGCCGGACGCTAG